In the genome of Ignavibacteriota bacterium, one region contains:
- a CDS encoding acyltransferase — MNLPSLPGLFLRQKFYKILFNKIGRGSTIGIGVSLRQPGKISLGKGVIVDDLALLSIRGDESNIQLNDNVFIGRKSELNVRNGCIIINSNSSIGTNCRIATTEGKVTIGEYVFIAANCYLGGGNHKTDRTDIPIAHQGFESKGGVTVEDDVWLGANCIVSDGVKIGKGSIIGACSYVNKDIPPYSIAFGIPAKVVKNRK, encoded by the coding sequence ATGAATTTACCTTCACTTCCGGGTTTGTTCCTTAGACAAAAATTTTATAAAATTTTATTTAACAAAATTGGGCGTGGTTCAACTATAGGTATTGGTGTTTCTTTACGGCAGCCGGGAAAAATTAGTTTAGGCAAAGGTGTAATTGTTGACGATTTAGCTTTGCTAAGTATAAGAGGCGACGAATCAAATATTCAATTGAATGATAATGTTTTTATTGGAAGAAAATCAGAATTGAATGTAAGAAACGGATGTATAATTATTAATTCTAACTCCAGTATTGGCACAAATTGTAGGATCGCGACAACAGAAGGAAAAGTAACAATTGGCGAATATGTTTTTATCGCTGCTAATTGTTATTTAGGCGGTGGAAATCACAAGACTGACAGAACTGATATCCCCATAGCGCATCAAGGCTTTGAGAGCAAAGGCGGTGTTACAGTAGAAGATGATGTTTGGCTTGGTGCAAATTGTATTGTTTCTGATGGTGTAAAAATTGGTAAAGGCTCAATTATAGGGGCATGTTCATATGTGAATAAAGATATACCGCCATATTCAATTGCTTTTGGCATTCCAGCTAAAGTTGTAAAAAACCGTAAATAA